In the Micromonospora narathiwatensis genome, one interval contains:
- the tuf gene encoding elongation factor Tu produces the protein MAKAKFERTKPHVNIGTIGHIDHGKTTLTAAITKVLHDQYPDLNPYTPFDEIDKAPEEKARGITISIAHVEYQTENRHYAHVDCPGHADYIKNMITGAAQMDGAILVVAATDGPMPQTREHVLLARQVGVPYIVVALNKSDMVDDEELLELVELEVRELLSSQEYPGDDLPVVRVSALKALEGDPEWTGKLLDLMNAVDTAIPQPERETEKPFLMPIEDVFTITGRGTVVTGRAERGILKPNEEVEIVGIREKSMKTTCTGIEMFRKLLDEARAGENVGLLLRGIKREDVERGMVVIKPGTTTPHTEFEATVYILSKEEGGRHTPFFQNYRPQFYFRTTDVTGVVTLPEGTEMVMPGDNTTMTVKLIQPIAMEENLKFAIREGGRTVGAGRVTKIVK, from the coding sequence GTGGCGAAGGCGAAGTTCGAGCGGACTAAGCCGCACGTCAACATCGGCACCATTGGTCACATCGACCACGGTAAGACGACGCTGACGGCGGCCATCACCAAGGTCCTGCACGACCAGTACCCGGACCTGAACCCGTACACGCCGTTCGACGAGATCGACAAGGCGCCGGAGGAGAAGGCTCGTGGTATCACGATCTCCATCGCGCACGTCGAGTACCAGACCGAGAACCGGCACTACGCGCACGTCGACTGCCCCGGTCACGCCGACTACATCAAGAACATGATCACCGGTGCCGCGCAGATGGACGGCGCGATCCTGGTGGTGGCGGCGACCGACGGCCCGATGCCGCAGACCCGCGAGCACGTGCTGCTGGCCCGTCAGGTCGGTGTGCCGTACATCGTCGTGGCGCTCAACAAGAGCGACATGGTCGACGACGAGGAGCTCCTGGAGCTCGTCGAGCTCGAGGTCCGCGAGCTGCTCTCCTCGCAGGAGTACCCGGGTGACGACCTGCCGGTCGTCCGGGTCTCGGCGCTGAAGGCCCTCGAGGGCGACCCGGAGTGGACCGGCAAGCTCCTGGACCTGATGAACGCCGTCGACACCGCGATCCCGCAGCCGGAGCGCGAGACCGAGAAGCCGTTCCTCATGCCCATCGAGGACGTCTTCACGATCACCGGCCGTGGCACCGTGGTGACCGGCCGCGCCGAGCGTGGCATCCTCAAGCCGAACGAGGAGGTGGAGATCGTCGGCATCCGCGAGAAGTCGATGAAGACCACCTGCACCGGCATCGAGATGTTCCGCAAGCTGCTGGACGAGGCGCGGGCCGGTGAGAACGTCGGTCTGCTCCTGCGCGGTATCAAGCGCGAGGACGTCGAGCGCGGCATGGTCGTCATCAAGCCGGGCACCACGACCCCGCACACGGAGTTCGAGGCGACGGTCTACATCCTCTCCAAGGAGGAGGGTGGCCGCCACACCCCGTTCTTCCAGAACTACCGTCCGCAGTTCTACTTCCGGACCACGGACGTCACCGGCGTCGTCACGCTGCCCGAGGGCACCGAGATGGTCATGCCGGGCGACAACACCACGATGACCGTGAAGCTGATCCAGCCCATCGCGATGGAGGAGAACCTCAAGTTCGCGATCCGGGAGGGTGGCCGTACGGTCGGCGCGGGTCGCGTCACCAAGATCGTCAAGTGA